From Rutidosis leptorrhynchoides isolate AG116_Rl617_1_P2 chromosome 3, CSIRO_AGI_Rlap_v1, whole genome shotgun sequence, a single genomic window includes:
- the LOC139899826 gene encoding uncharacterized protein encodes MGDDTKSDTSTTLISKLDFGDPLYLHASDISSTPLITFKLKGTENYKSWSCAMKLALQTKNKMGFINGTLEQDEVLKIASQVWDELKETYDKVDGSFLFNLYQEINSTKQSGTPVSDYYHKLNSLWKQYDILVQLPACGLTASKEFKEHTNLIKLMQFLMGLDDIYLPIRSNLLMRDPLPTVKTAFSIISRKESHRSSNQIDKKYSNESSSFTSNLKLKTNLSASGQRCAECGRDNHPTEKCFKIVGFPSRSGNLKCTKCGMTNHTIEKCFEIIGYPPNLKRKGFNNNI; translated from the exons ATGGGTGATGATACTAAGTCTGATACAAGTACTACACTCATAAGTAAACTGGACTTTGGAGATCCATTGTATCTTCATGCCAGTGATATTTCTAGTACACCTTTAATTACTTTCAAATTAAAGGGTACAGAAAATTACAAATCTTGGTCATGTGCTATGAAATTAGCActtcaaactaaaaataaaatgggttttataaatggaACACTTGAACAAGATGAAGTTCTAA AAATTGCTTCTCAGGTTTGGGATGAATTGAAGGAAACTTATGATAAAGTTGATGGTTCTTTTCTTTTCAATCTATATCAAGAGATTAATTCAACAAAACAGTCTGGAACTCCTGTTTCAGATTATTATCACAAACTGAATTCTCTTTGGAAACAATATGATATTCTGGTTCAGTTACCTGCTTGTGGCCTCACAGCATCAAAAGAGTTTAAAGAACACACAAATTTAATAAAACTGATGCAATTTCTCATGGGTTTAGATGATATATATCTACCTATTAGGAGCAATCTCCTAATGAGGGACCCTTTACCCACTGTTAAAACTGCTTTCTCCATTATATCAAGAAAAGAGTCCCATAGAAGCTCAAATCAAATTGACAAGAAGTATTCAAATGAATCTTCTTCTTTCACTAGTAATCTTAAACTTAAAACAAATCTGTCTGCTAGTGGTCAAAGGTGTGCTGAATGTGGGAGGGATAATCATCCCACTGAAAAATGCTTTAAGATTGTTGGGTTTCCATCAAGAAGTGGAAACTTAAAATGTACTAAGTGTGGAATGACAAACCACACTATTGAAAAATGTTTTGAAATTATTGGGTATCCTCCAAACTTGAAAAGAAaaggatttaataataatatataa